One window of Elaeis guineensis isolate ETL-2024a chromosome 11, EG11, whole genome shotgun sequence genomic DNA carries:
- the LOC105054275 gene encoding LOW QUALITY PROTEIN: FAM10 family protein At4g22670 (The sequence of the model RefSeq protein was modified relative to this genomic sequence to represent the inferred CDS: inserted 1 base in 1 codon), with the protein MDAAKVKELRLFVEQCKNNPAILSDPSIAFFRDYLESLGAKLPPAAYKPEESPRTRDARSQMVDEMDEDLDEDDLNGKEPASVEHESDDEIVESDIELQGETVEPDNDAPQKMGDPSTEVTEESRDASQEAKGKAMEAISDGKLDEAIEHLTEAILLNPTSAIMYATRASVYMKMKKPNAAIRDANAALEINPDSAKGYKSRGMALAMLGKWEEAAKDLHLASKLDYDEEINAVLKKVEPNAHKIEEHRRKYDRLRKEREEKKIERERQRRRAEAQAAYEKAKREEQSSSRPSGGMPGGFPGGKPGGFPXGMPGGFPGGMPGGFPGAMPGGVPGNIDMSKILNDPELMAAFNDPEIMAALQDVMNNPASLAKHQANPKVAPVIAKMMGKFAGAK; encoded by the exons ATGGACGCGGCGAAGGTGAAGGAGCTGCGGCTTTTCGTCGAGCAGTGCAAGAACAATCCGGCTATCCTCAGCGACCCTTCCATCGCCTTCTTCCGAGACTACCTCGAGAG CTTGGGCGCGAAGCTTCCTCCCGCCGCTTACAAGCCCGAGGAGTCGCCCCGAACTCGCGATGCG AGAAGCCAAATGGTGGATGAAATGGATGAAGATCTTGATGAGGATGATCTCAATGGAAAGGAGCCTGCTTCAGTAGAGCATGAATCTGATGATGAGATTGTTGAATCTGACATTGAGCTTCAAGGAGAAACTGTAGAACCTGACAATGATGCACCACAAAAG ATGGGAGACCCATCTACCGAGGTAACAGAAGAAAGCCGTGATGCTTCTCAAGAGGCCAAAGGGAAAGCTATGGAAGCAATTTCGGATG GGAAGTTGGATGAGGCCATCGAGCATCTTACGGAGGCTATATTGCTGAATCCAACATCAGCAATCATGTATGCAACCAGAG CATCTGTGTATATGAAGATGAAGAAACCAAATGCTGCAATTCGCGATGCAAATGCTGCTTTGGAG ATCAACCCTGACTCTGCAAAAGGCTACAAATCCCGTGGCATGGCTTTAGCTATGCTTGGGAAATGGGAGGAGGCTGCCAAAGATCTTCACCTGGCATCCAAATTGGATTATGATGAGGAGATAAATGCTGTGCTTaagaag GTTGAACCCAATGCACACAAGATTGAAGAACATCGTAGAAAGTATGATAGATTgcgaaaggagagagaagaaaagaaaattgagcgTGAGAGGCAGCGACGTCGAGCGGAGGCTCAG GCTGCTTATGAGAAGGCAAAGAGGGAAGAACAATCATCAAGTAGACCATCAGGAGGTATGCCAGGTGGGTTCCCTGGTGGTAAGCCCGGAGGGTTCC GGGGTATGCCTGGAGGTTTCCCAGGAGGTATGCCTGGAGGTTTCCCAGGTGCCATGCCGGGTGGTGTACCTGGAAATATCGATATGAGCAAAATTCTGAAT GATCCTGAACTAATGGCAGCATTTAATGATCCAGAGATCATGGCTGCTCTCCAAGATG TGATGAATAACCCGGCAAGTTTGGCTAAACACCAAGCCAATCCCAAAGTAGCTCCTGTTATTGCAAAGATGATGGGGAAATTTGCTGGAGCCAAGTAA
- the LOC105054274 gene encoding non-specific lipid transfer protein GPI-anchored 7, with amino-acid sequence MGILGQKMAVMVVVVWVAMMAAVATGQQPPSCAANLSQCAQYINNSTKPSESCCEPLRDAVKNQLACLCALYKDSNILKFLNITVDKALQLSSRCGVNSTLSACTEALAPGSHPSPGGNGSGSARRATWFGISGLISLFFFSWSVLA; translated from the exons ATGGGGATTTTAGGGCAGAAGATGGCGGTGATGGTAGTCGTGGTGTGGGTGGCGATGATGGCGGCGGTGGCGACGGGGCAGCAGCCACCGTCGTGCGCGGCGAATCTGTCGCAGTGCGCACAGTACATAAACAACTCGACGAAGCCGTCAGAGTCGTGCTGCGAGCCGCTGAGGGATGCGGTGAAGAACCAGCTCGCGTGCTTGTGCGCGCTCTACAAGGACTCCAACATCCTTAAATTTCTTAACATCACCGTCGATAAGGCCCTCCAGCTCTCCAGCCGCTGCGGCGTCAATTCCACCCTGTCCGCCTGCACCGAAG CTCTGGCTCCCGGGTCTCATCCTTCTCCAG GGGGAAATGGAAGCGGAAGTGCCCGTAGAGCGACCTGGTTTGGAATCTCAGGCTTGATTAGCCTGTTCTTCTTCTCGTGGTCCGTCTTGGCATAG